A single genomic interval of Lepidochelys kempii isolate rLepKem1 chromosome 13, rLepKem1.hap2, whole genome shotgun sequence harbors:
- the LOC140897094 gene encoding olfactory receptor 10G6-like isoform X2 has translation MECGNRSQLTHFILVGIPYPPELQVPLFLFFFLIYLLTLCGNLLILLAVARECRLHKPMYWFLCHLSFLDMTVSSVVVPKVVAGFLPGGGAISFHGCMAQLFFFHFLGCTECFLYTVMPYNRFLAICKPLRYSVIMNRGACLCLAAGTWLGVSLNSTMQTVLTFRLPYGWDTQVGYLFCDIPAVLKLVCGDTALNKLVTSMDIGFLAVTCFLLILMSYVYIILAILRICSAEGKHRAFSTCMAHITVVVTYYVPLVFIYLRPGSQHPLHGVLAVFYTTVTLLLNPLIYTLGNKEMKAALLRL, from the coding sequence ATGGAGTGTGGGAACAGATCCCAGCTCACCCATTTCATCCTGGTGGGGATCCCATACCCCCCAGAGCTGCAGGTGCCCTtgttcctcttcttcttcctcatCTACCTATTGACACTATGCGGGAACCTGCTCATCCTGCTGGCGGTGGCCCGGGAGTGTCGGCTGCACAAGCCCATGTACTGGTTCCTCTGCCACTTGTCCTTCCTGGACATGACGGTCTCCTCGGTGGTGGTGCCCAAGGTGGTGGCTGGCTTCCTGCCGGGCGGCGGGGCCATCTCCTTCCATGGCTGCATGGCCCAGCTCTTCTTCTTCCACTTCCTTGGCTGCACCGAGTGCTTCCTCTACACGGTCATGCCCTACAACCGCTTCCTGGCCATCTGCAAGCCACTGCGCTACAGCGTCATTATGAACCGTGGAGCCTGCCTGTGCCTGGCAGCGGGGACCTGGCTAGGGGTCTCCCTGAACTCCACAATGCAGACCGTGCTCACCTTCCGGCTGCCATACGGCTGGGACACCCAGGTAGGCTACCTCTTCTGTGATATTCCGGCTGTGTTGAAGCTGGTCTGTGGGGACACGGCACTCAATAAGCTGGTGACATCTATGGACATCGGCTTCCTGGCTGTCACCTGCTTCCTGCTGATCCTGATGTCTTACGTCTACATTATCTTGGCCATCCTGAGGATCTGCTCCGCTGAGGGCAAGCATCGGGCCTTCTCCACCTGCATGGCTCATATCACGGTGGTGGTGACCTACTACGTGCCCCTGGTCTTCATCTACCTGAGACCAGGTTCCCAGCACCCACTGCATGGTGTGCTGGCTGTATTCTACACCACAGTAACCCTGCTCCTCAACCCCCTCATCTACACACTGGGGAACAAGGAGATGAAAGCTGCTCTATTGAGACTGTGA
- the LOC140897094 gene encoding olfactory receptor 10G6-like isoform X1 has protein sequence MGKKPSSSDAYLTHFILVGIPYPPELQVPLFLFFFLIYLLTLCGNLLILLAVARECRLHKPMYWFLCHLSFLDMTVSSVVVPKVVAGFLPGGGAISFHGCMAQLFFFHFLGCTECFLYTVMPYNRFLAICKPLRYSVIMNRGACLCLAAGTWLGVSLNSTMQTVLTFRLPYGWDTQVGYLFCDIPAVLKLVCGDTALNKLVTSMDIGFLAVTCFLLILMSYVYIILAILRICSAEGKHRAFSTCMAHITVVVTYYVPLVFIYLRPGSQHPLHGVLAVFYTTVTLLLNPLIYTLGNKEMKAALLRL, from the exons atgggaaAAAAGCCCAGTTCTTCAgatgcttat CTCACCCATTTCATCCTGGTGGGGATCCCATACCCCCCAGAGCTGCAGGTGCCCTtgttcctcttcttcttcctcatCTACCTATTGACACTATGCGGGAACCTGCTCATCCTGCTGGCGGTGGCCCGGGAGTGTCGGCTGCACAAGCCCATGTACTGGTTCCTCTGCCACTTGTCCTTCCTGGACATGACGGTCTCCTCGGTGGTGGTGCCCAAGGTGGTGGCTGGCTTCCTGCCGGGCGGCGGGGCCATCTCCTTCCATGGCTGCATGGCCCAGCTCTTCTTCTTCCACTTCCTTGGCTGCACCGAGTGCTTCCTCTACACGGTCATGCCCTACAACCGCTTCCTGGCCATCTGCAAGCCACTGCGCTACAGCGTCATTATGAACCGTGGAGCCTGCCTGTGCCTGGCAGCGGGGACCTGGCTAGGGGTCTCCCTGAACTCCACAATGCAGACCGTGCTCACCTTCCGGCTGCCATACGGCTGGGACACCCAGGTAGGCTACCTCTTCTGTGATATTCCGGCTGTGTTGAAGCTGGTCTGTGGGGACACGGCACTCAATAAGCTGGTGACATCTATGGACATCGGCTTCCTGGCTGTCACCTGCTTCCTGCTGATCCTGATGTCTTACGTCTACATTATCTTGGCCATCCTGAGGATCTGCTCCGCTGAGGGCAAGCATCGGGCCTTCTCCACCTGCATGGCTCATATCACGGTGGTGGTGACCTACTACGTGCCCCTGGTCTTCATCTACCTGAGACCAGGTTCCCAGCACCCACTGCATGGTGTGCTGGCTGTATTCTACACCACAGTAACCCTGCTCCTCAACCCCCTCATCTACACACTGGGGAACAAGGAGATGAAAGCTGCTCTATTGAGACTGTGA